ACCAGGGCACCGACCTGCTTGGCCTGCGCCGACTTGTCGCCCTCGCCACCGCGCACCGTGGTGTCCAGGGTGGACGCCGACGCCAGGGTGTGACCCTTGATGTCGTCGATCACCTGGGCCACGATGTGGCGGTTGGAGCGGGTAACGACCAGACGGGGACGCTCCGCCGTACCGGAGATCCGCTTGCGGATCCGGATGTGACGGCGCTTGATCGCGGCGCGCTTGTAGGCGTCGCCCTTCAGGATCTTCTGTCCGTATGCCATGGCTTACTTACCCGCCTTTCCGACCTTGCGGCGGATGACTTCGCCCTCGTACTTGACACCCTTGGCCTTGTACGGGTCGGGCTTGCGCAGCTTGCGGATGTTGGCCGCAACCTCGCCGACCTTCTGCTTGTCGATGCCCTCGACCGAGAACCGGGTGGGGGCCTCCACCTTGAAGGTGATGCCCTCGGGGGCCTCGACGGTGATCGGGTGGCTGTAGCCGAGAGCGAACTCGAGGTTCGAACCCTTGGCCTGCACGCGGTAACCGACACCGCTGATCTCGAGCTTCTTCACGTAACCCTGGGTCACGCCGGTGATCATGTTCGCCACCAGCGTGCGGGACAGGCCGTGCAGGGCCTTGTTCTGACGCTCGTCGTTGGGGCGGGTGACGTTGAGAACGCCGTCCTCACCCTTGACGATGTCGATCGGCGCAGCGACGGTGTGGGTCAGTTCGCCCTTGGGGCCCTTGACCGAGACCGTACGGCCGTCGATGGTGACGTCCACGCCGGCGGGAACCGTGATGGGGAGCTTGCCAATACGCGACATAGCTGTTTCCTCCGATTCCTTTCCGCTACCAGACGTAGGCGAGAACTTCTCCGCCTACGCCCTTCTTGCCGGCCTGCTTGTCGGTCAGGAGACCGTGCGACGTGGAGATGATCGCCACGCCGAGGCCACCGAGGACCTTGGGCAGGTTGGTGGACTTCGCGTACACCCGGAGACCGGGCTTGGAGATCCGCTTGATGCCCGCGATGGAGCGCTCACGGTTCGGGCCGAACTTCAGCTCGAGGACGAGGTTCTTGCCGACCTCGGCGTCCTCGACCTTCCAGCCCGTGATGAAGCCCTCCTGCTGGAGGATCTCCGCGATGTGCGACTTGATCTTGGACGCCGGCATCGTCACGGAGTCGTGGTATGCCGAGTTCGCGTTCCGCAGACGCGTAAGCATGTCTGCGATCGGATCAGTCATGGTCATGAATTGGCCTTCGGCCTCTCTCGCCGGGGTTTCCAGGTGCCCATCCCTCTCCTCGATCCGAGACGAGGCGGGTGCGGTGCGGTGGACCTACGGCGTAGTAAGTCGTACGGGCGTCAGGGCGCCCAACCCTCCTAGCCTAAGCCATGGAGGGGTGGGCCCCTGACCAAACCCTTTGCTTACCGAGAGCTTCAGGTAACCCCAACTAGGGGATTACCAGGAGCTCTTGGTCACGCCCGGCAGCTCGCCACGGTGAGCCATCTCACGAAGGCACACGCGGCAGAGGCCGAACTTGCGGTACACGGAGTGCGGACGGCCGCAGCGCTGGCAGCGGGTGTACGCACGCACACCGAACTTGGGCTTGCGAGCAGCCTTGGCAATCAGAGCCTTCTTCGCCATCTCGCTCACGCCTCCTTGAAGGGGAAGCCGAGGTGACGAAGGAGCGCGCGGCCCTCAGCGTCGTTGGTCGCCGTGGTCACCACGGTGATGTCCATGCCCCGGGTACGGTCGATCTTGTCCTGGTCGATCTCGTGGAACATGACCTGCTCGGTGAGACCGAAGGTGTAGTTGCCACGGCCGTCGAACTGCTTGGGGGACAGACCACGGAAGTCGCGGATGCGCGGCAGCGCGAGCGACAGGGTGCGGTCCAGGAACTCCCACATGCGGTCGCCACGGAGCGTGACGTGGGCACCGATCGGCTGGCCCTCACGCAGCTTGAACTGCGCGATGGACTTGCGGGCCTTGGTGACGGCCGGCTTCTGACCGGTGATCGTGGTGAGGTCGCGGATGGCGCCCTCGATCAGCTTGGAGTCGCGGGCGGCGTCGCCCACACCCATGTTGACCACGATCTTGACGAGGCCGGGGATCTGCATGACGTTCTCGTACTTGAACTCGTCACGCAGCTTGCCCGCGATCTCCTCGCGGTACTTCGTCTTGAGACGCGGAGTCGTGGTGGTAGCCATCAGATGTCCTCACCCGTCCGCTTGGCAACGCGGATCTTGTTGCCCTCGTCGTCGAAGCGGTAACCGACACGCGTGACGACCTTGTTGCCGTCCTTCTCCACGACCAGCTGGACGTTGGAGACGTGGATCGGGGCCTCGGTCGTGACGATGCCGCCGGCCTGCGAACCGCGAGCGGTCGGACCGGCCTTGGTGTGCTTCTTGACCCGGTTGACACCCTCGACCAGGACGCGGTCCTCGCGGGGGAAGGCCGCGATGACCTTGCCCTGCTTGCCCTTGTCCTTACCGGTGATGACCTGGACCAGGTCGCCCTTCTTGATCTTCATGCTTACAGCACCTCCGGAGCCAGCGAGATGATCTTCATGAACTTCTTCTCGCGCAGCTCACGCCCGACCGGGCCGAAGATGCGGGTGCCGCGAGGGTCGCCGTCGTTCTTCAGAATGACGGCGGCGTTCTCGTCGAAGCGGATGTACGAGCCGTCCGGACGGCGGCGCTCCTTGACGGTGCGAACGATGACCGCCTTGACGACGTCACCCTTCTTCACGTTGCCACCGGGGATCGCGTCCTTGACGGTGGCGACGATGACGTCACCGATGCCCGCGTAGCGGCGACCGGAGCCACCGAGCACACGGATGCAAAGGATCTCCTTCGCACCAGTGTTGTCGGCGACACGCAGTCGCGACTCCTGCTGGATCACGTCTATCTCCTGTTTGTCTGCCGGTTCCCCGGGCGGGTGTGCAAGTTACACACCCGCCCGGAGCCTGGCGGAACTGTCCTGCGGGATGATCCCCGCAGGCGTACTTATTGGAATTCCCTTGCGGGAATTACCTACTTGGCCTTCTCGAGGATCTCGACGACGCGCCAGCGCTTGGTCGCCGACAGCGGGCGGGTCTCCGCGAGGAGGACCCGGTCGCCGACGCCGGCAGCGTTCTGCTCGTCGTGCGCCTTGAGCTTGTTGGTACGGCGGATGACCTTGCCGTACAGCGCGTGCTTGACGCGGTCCTCGACGGCGACGACGACGGTCTTGTCCATCTTGTCGCTGACGACGAGACCCTCACGGGTCTTGCGGAAGCCGCGGGCCTCTGCAGTCTGCTCAGTCACGTTGCTCTCACTCATCAGGCGCTCTCCACCGTCTCGATGCCCAGCTCGCGCTCACGCATCAGGGTGTAGATCCGCGCGATGTCCTTACGGACGGCCTTGAGCCGACCGTGGTTCTCGAGCTGACCGGTCGCCGCCTGGAAGCGGAGGTTGAACAGCTCTTCCTTGGCTTCGCGGAGCTTGTTCAGCAGCTCCTCGTCACCCAGTTCGCGCAGCTCGGACGCCTTGGTACCGGCCGACATCACGCTTCACCTGCCTCGCGCTTGACGATCCGGCACTTCATCGGCAGCTTGTGCGCTGCGCGAGTCAGGGCCTCACGGGCGATCTTCTCGTTGGGGTAGGACAGCTCGAACATGACCCGGCCCGGGTGCACGTTCGCGATCCACCACTCGGGAGAACCCTTACCGGAACCCATGCGGGTCTCGGCGGGCTTCTTCGTGAGCGGGCGGTCCGGGTAGATGTTGATCCAGACCTTGCCGCCACGCTTGATGTGGCGGGTCATCGCGATACGGGCCGCCTCGATCTGGCGGTTGGTCACGTACGCCGGCGTGAGGGCCTGAATGCCGTACTCGCCGAACGCGACCGTCGTACCGCCCTTGGCCTGACCACGGCGCTTCGGGTGGTGCTGCTTGCGGTGCTTGACCCTACGGGGGATCAGCATGTCGGTCAGGCCTCCGTTCCGGTGCTCTCAGCCGGAGCGGCGGCGGGGGCCTCGGCCTTGGGGGCCTCGGCGCCGGCAGCCTGCTGCGGCTTGCGACCGCGCCGCTCGCCACCACGGCCACCACGGGCCGGGCGGTCGGCACCGCCACCGCGAGCCGGGCGGTTACCCGCACGGGCGGCAGCGTTCTCGGCGCGGACCTCGGCGATGTTCTTGACGTCGCCCTTGTAGATCCAGACCTTCACACCGATGCGGCCGAAGGTCGTCTTGGCCTCGAAGAAGCCGTAGTCCACGTTCGCGCGGAGCGTGTGCAGGGGCACGCGGCCCTCGCGGTAGAACTCCGAGCGGGACATCTCGGCGCCACCGAGGCGGCCACCGCACTGGATCTTGATGCCCTTGGCGCCGGCCTTCATCGCCGACTGCATGCTCTTACGCATGGCGCGGCGGAAGGAGACGCGGGAGGAGAGCTGCTCGGCGACGGCCTGGGCAACCAGCTGAGCGTCGGTCTCGGGGTTCTTGACCTCGAGGATGTTCAGCTGGACCTGCTTGCCCGTGAGCTTCTCGAGGTCACCGCGGATGCGGTCGGCCTCGGCGCCACGGCGGCCGATGACGATGCCCGGACGAGCGGTGTGGATGTCCACACGCACACGGTCACGGGTGCGCTCGATCTCCACCTTCGAGATGCCGGCGCGCTCCATGCCGGACGTCATCATCCGACGGATGGCGACGTCTTCCTTGACGTAGTCCTTGTACAGCTTGTCGGCGTACCACCGGGACTTGAAGTCCGTGGTGACACCGAGCCGGAACCCATGCGGGTTAACCTTCTGGCCCATTACCGGGTTCCTTCCTTGCTGCTGACGACCACGGTGATGTGGCTGGTCCGCTTGCGGATCCGGTAGGCACGGCCCTGGGCGCGCGGCCGGAACCGCTTCAGGGTCGGGCCCTCGTCGACGTACGCCTCGGAGATGAAGAGGCTGTCGGCGTCGGTGTGGTCGTAGTTGTGCGCGGCGTTGGCGATGGCGCTGTCGAGCACCTTGCCGACGGGCACTGAGGCGGCCTGCGGAGCGAATCGCAGGACCGCCTGAGCCTCCGTGGCGTCCATGCCACGGATAAGGTCCACCACGCGGCGGGCCTTCATGGGCGTAACGCGGATGTACCGCGCCTGGGCCCTGGCTTCCATGGTTGTCCCTCTCAGTTACTTACGTGTCTGAATGCGATCCGCGTTTAGCGGCGCTTCGACTTCCGGTCGTCCTTGACGTGACCCCGGAAGGTGCGCGTCGGCGAGAACTCGCCGAGCTTGTGGCCGACCATCGACTCGGTGACGAACACCGGGATGTGGGTCTTGCCGTTGTGCACCGCGATCGTGTGGCCGAGCATGGCCGGGACGATCATCGAGCGACGGGACCAGGTCTTGATGACGTTCTTGGAACCGGCTTCGTTCTGGGCGTCCACCTTCTTGATCAGGTGGTCGTCGACGAAGGGCCCCTTCTTGAGACTGCGCGGCATCTAAACCCGCTCCTAGCGCTTCTTGTTCGTCTTGCGGCGGCGGACGATGTACTTGTTCGAAGCCTTCTTCGGCGAACGAGTACGACCCTCCTTCTGACCCCAGGGGCTGACCGGGTGGCGACCACCGGAGGTCTTGCCCTCACCACCACCGTGCGGGTGGTCAACCGGGTTCATCGCCACACCGCGAACGGTCGGACGGACGCCCAGCCAGCGCTTGCGGCCGGCCTTGCCCCAGTTGATGTTGCTCTGCTCGGCGTTGCCGACCTCGCCGACCGTGGCGCGGCAGCGCTGGTCGACCAGGCGGATCTCGCCGGACGGCATGCGGAGGTGGGCCATGGTGCCCTCCTTCGCGAGCAGCTGCACCGAGGCACCGGCGGAGCGGGCGAACTTGGCGCCGCCACCGGGACGGATCTCGATCGCGTGGATCGTGGTACCGACCGGGATGTTGCGGAGCGCCAGGTTGTTGCCCGGCTTGATGTCGGCCCCGGGACCGTTCTCGACGCGGTCACCCTGCTGCAGGTTGCGCGGGGCGAGGATGTAGCGCTTCTCGCCGTCCGCGTAGTGCAGCAGCGCGATGCGCGCGGTGCGGTTGGGGTCGTACTCGATGTGCGCGACCTTCGCCGGCACGCCGTCCTTGTCATGGCGACGGAAGTCGATGACACGGTAGGCGCGCTTGTGTCCGCCACCCTGGTGGCGAACGGTCACACGACCGGCGTTGTTACGGCCGCCCTTGCTGTGCAGGGGGCGGACCAGCGACTTCTCCGGCGTGGACCGCGTGACCTCGACGAAGTCGGCGACGCTGGAGCCGCGACGGCCCGGCGTAGTCGGCTTGTACTTGCGGATTCCCATTTCTCAGTCCTCGTCCGATATCGGACGATCCGACCCGCTTACGCGGTCGGACCGCCGAAGATGTCGATACGGTCGCCCTCGGCAAGGGTCACGATCGCGCGCTTGCTGTCGGCACGCTTGCCGAAGCCGGTGCGGGTCCGCTTGCGCTTGCCCTGGCGGTTGATCGTGTTGACCCCGGTGACCTTGACCGAGAAGACCGCCTGGACGGCCTGCTTGATCTGGGTCTTGTTGGCGCCGGGGGCCACGATGAACGTGTACTTGCCCTCGTCGAGAAGCGCGTAGCTCTTCTCGGACACGACCGGCTTCAGCAGGACGTCACGGGGGTCCGTGAAGGCCTTGCTCGCCGGCGTGACGACGGTGTTCTTGCCCTCGGCGGCGTGGCGGCGCGCCTTGGCGACGCGCGCGGCCTTGGCGGCCTTCGCAGCCTTGGAGGCGATGCTCGGGTGACGCGTAGCCATCAGGCCTCGCTCCCTTCGGTGTCGTTGGCCTTCGGGCCGGACACGAAGGACTCGAAGGCGGCCTGGGTGAAGACCACGTCGTCCGAGACGAGAACGTCGTACGTGTTCAGCTGGCCCGGCTCCAGGATGTGGACCTGGGGCAGGTTGCGGGCGGACAGCCACGAGGCCTCGTCGGCACGGTCGACGACCAGGAGCAGGTTCTTGCGCTCCGAGATCTTGCCGAACAGCGACTTGGCGGCCTTCGTGGAGGGGGTCGCGCCCTCGACCACGCCGGAGACGACGTGGATGCGGTTGTGGCGGGCCCGGTCGGTGAGGGCGTGGCGCAGGGCCGCGGCCTTCATCTTCTTCGGGGTCCGCTGCGAGTAGTCACGCGGCACGGGGCCGTGGACGACGCCACCGCCGGCGAACTGCGGCGCACGGGTCGAACCCTGGCGGGCGCGGCCGGTGCCCTTCTGGCGGTACGGCTTCTTGCCGCCACCACGGACCTCGCCACGCGTCTTGGTCTTGTGCGTGCCCTGGCGGGCAGCGGCCAGCTGCGCGACGACGACCTGGTGGATCAGCGGGATGCTGACCTTCTCGACGTCGAAGATCTCGGCCGGGAGCTCGACGGTCCCGGCGGTGTCGCCGGAGGGCGACAGAATGTCAATGGTGCTCATATCCTCAGGCCCCCTTGGCCGCGGTGCGGACCAGGACGAGGCCGCCGTTCGGACCAGGAACCGCGCCCTTGATGAGCAGCAGGCCCTTCTCCGCGTCAACGGCGTGAACGGTCAGGTTCTGGGTGGTGACCCGCTCGTTGCCCATACGACCCGCCATGCGGAGGCCCTTGAACACGCGGCCCGGGGTGGCGCAGCCACCGATGGAACCGGGCGAGCGGTGCTTGCGCTGGGTGCCGTGACCGGCGCCGAGGCCCTTGAAGTTGTGACGCTTCATGACACCGGCGAAGCCCTTGCCCTTGCTCTTGCCGGTCACGTCGACCTTGATGCCGGCCTCGAAGACCTCGGCGGTGATTTCCTGACCGAGCGTGTACTCGGCGGCATCGGCCGTCCGGATCTCGACGAGGTGGCGACGGGGCGTGACATCGGCCTTGGCGAAGTGACCCTTGAGGGGCTTGTTCACCTTGCGGGGGTCGATCTCGCCGAACGCGATCTGGACGGACTCGTAGCCGTCGACGTCGTTCGTACGGACCTGGGTCACGACATTGGGGCCGGCCTTGACGACGGTGACCGGAACAACACGGTTGTTCTCGTCCCACACCTGCGTCATGCCGAGCTTCTCGCCCAGGATGCCCTTGATCTGCTTAGCCATCGTTCAGATCACCGGCCTCAGAGCTTGATCTCGATGTCGACACCGGCCGGGAGGTCGAGTCGCATCAGAGAGTCAACGGTCTTGGGGGTCGGGTCGAGGATGTCGATCAGGCGCTTGTGCGTGCGCATCTCGAAGTGCTCGCGCGAGTCCTTGTACTTGTGCGGCGACTTGATGACGCAGTACACGTTCTTCTCAGTGGGCAGCGGCACCGGGCCCGCGACCGACGCACCAGTGCGGGTCACCGTCTCGACGATCTTCTTCGCCGAGGAGTCGATGACCTCGTGGTCGTAGGCCTTGAGCCGGATGCGGATCTTCTGTCCCGCCATGGCTACTCAGTAGTCCTGTCTCTTCTACAGCTCTGGAACCCGGTGTCCTTTGACTTCCTCCGACCCACGCGGTCGGGCGTGTCGCCCTCCCGCTGACACAGATGTCCCTTGTTCGAACATCCCTTGCCTTGGGAAAGAGGTTCACCGGGTGCCTGGCCAGTGCCGCACCACACTTCCCGGAAGATTCCCGTACGTCCGCCCCAGCGCTGCCTTACGGCAGTTAGGGCGACGAGTACTGTGGGACTCGCTTCCGGTCCCCCCGGCGGGAGGCGCGCAGCATCAACACTCGACCGAGCAACCCCGCTAGTCTGCCATACGGGGCACGGGCGTGGCCAATCGAGCCGGAGACAATACCCCGAGAGTGACGCAGGTCAAACACAGGTCCTGTCTCCGGCCCGCCGCGGTGCCGCTCAGCTCCCCGTGAGGGGCGCGTCAGCGCACGTCCACGTGATCCCCGCCGCTCGTCGTCGCCCCCGTCGTGTCGTTCCCCCCGTACGCCCACCGCCACGTCCCGTCCTTCGAGGCGGTGACCGTGGTCTTCAGGGCGCCGGTGCTGCTCGTCGTGACCTTCTTGACCGTGACGAAGGAGCTGGTGCCCGTCTCGCGGAACTGGAGGCTGACCGAACGGCCGCCGTAGCCGCCGTACTTCTTGGTCGCCCAGTCCGCCCGGGTGAGCTTGCCGGTGACGGTGATCTTCTTGCCCTTGACGACCGGCTCCGGCGAGGCGTTCACGGTGACCTTCGCCGCCCGCTTCAGCCGGACGGTGAGGGACCGGGTCTCGTACTCCTCGGCCAGGAGGCTGCCGTTGGCCCTGAACAGACGCAGGGCCACCGCGGTCTTCCAGGTAGTGGCGTCACCGTTGGAGTCGACGTGCTCCTGGCTCGGGTGGGGGTCGATGTAGAGGGACCCCTCGCACTCGGCCACCTTGTCGCTCTGCTCGTAGCAGGTGTATCCGCCCGGACCGATGAAGTTGTCCCCGGTGCTGGTCGCGTGCTTCAGGACACCCCGGTAGATGAAGGGGTACGCGTCGTAGCGGAACGGGTCGCTCGTGCTGTACCCGGACGGCAGGGTGATCGTGAAGCTGATGGACGGCTCGACCGGCTTCGAGGTACCGACGACGATCGGCTTGCCCTTGTTGATCACGATGTCGGACACCTTGATCCCGGTGTCCTGGGCCTGGGCCGCCGGGGCGTTCAGGAGGGTGAGGGCCAGCGCCCCCACGAGCGCGACCCCGGTGGCCGTACGTCTGCCAGTGGTCATTACCACCTCTTTCGTGGTGCGGGAAAGAAGCGGGCAGACTATCCCATGACCTGCACATGACTCTCACATGGGTTACGGCCACTCCACCAGCGCCGCGAACACGACATACACCACCGGCACCATCACCGGTGCCGCCAGCGCCAGCCCCACCCGGCGGGCCGTGTTGCGGCGTTCCCACGGCAGGGCCCAGCCGGCGGCCAGGAGGAACAGGGCGAGGCCCAGGCCCCCGAGCAGCACCGGGAAGGCGATGCCGAAGCTCGATGCGAAGCGGTCGGCCTCGGGGGCGGCGCAGGAGTCGCACGCCATCACGGAGAGCCCGCCGAAGACATAGGCGAGCACACAGGCGGGCAGCGTCAGGAGCGTCGAGATCAGCGGGGCGACCCAGGCACCGGTCGCGCGGTCGTCGTCGAGCGTGAGGTCCGGCATGGGTCCATCACAGCGCGCGGGCGCACGCGGCCGCATGAGCGTTCGTACTCAGAAAGCACGGTCGCCGTACGGACGTTCAGGCCCCCGCGTTCCGCAACCGCGCGAACGACGTGTCCAGCCCCCGCTTCAGCAGCCGCGCCACCGGGCGCTCCACGTACCGGTGCACCAGCCAGCTCAGCAGCAGGAACCCGGCGATGACGGCGAGGACCAGCAGGCGGGCGTCTATGGTGTCGCGCAGGCGGTTGATGACCGTCGTACCGGCCGCGTAGTGCGTCAGGTACAGCGGATACGTCAGTGCGCCCGCCGTCACCAGCCACTTCCAGCGGATCCGGTCCGTGGCGCCGAGGGCGATGGCCACCATGGCCAGCAGGAAGACCGTGAAGATCAGAACACTCCCCCGCCAGCCCGACACATGCTCGACCTCGTCGATCCGGATGCCCAGTTCGCGCTGGCCCATCAGCCAGGCCATCGCGAGGACGCCCCACAGCAGCAGGTCCTGGCCGAAGCGGTGCATCAGGTACAGGGCGAGGCCCGCGATGAAGTACCAGGCGCCCTCGGGGTTCGCGACCAGTTCCAGCAGCGGCAGCTTCGAGATCGGGGCCAGCATCGCCGCGGCGCCCCACACACAGCAGAAGACGACGACCTTGCGGTAGGTCAGACCGCTCCACACGACCACCAGGAAGAGGAGGTAGAAGCGGAGCTCGGACCAGAGGGTCCAGTAGACGCCGTCGACGTTCATGACGCCCGAACCGGACTGGAGCATCGTGATGTTGAGGAGCACGTCCCGCAGGCGCAGGCGGTCCCAGACGCCGGGCAGCAGCGTCAGTACCGCGGTGGTGAACGCGACGGCGAACCAGTACGCGGGGTACAGCCGGATCACCCGCGAGGTGAAGAACTGCCTCGGACTGCGGCCCCAGCACGACATGCAGATCACGAAGCCGCTGATCACGAAGAAGATCTCGACGCCGATCCAGCCGTAGGAGGCGAACCGGAAGACCGTCGGCATGATGTCGGACACGGGGCGGTCCCAGATGCGGTTGCCGGGCTGGTCGACGCGGTGGGTGCCCGCGTAGTGGTGCACGGCGACCATGAGCGCGGCCAGGAGCCGGATGCCGTCGATGGCGTAGAGCCGACGGCCGGCGCGGTCGCGTACGGCGGGCTGCCGCGCGGCGTGCGCGGGCTGTCCCGGCGGGACGGGAGCGGCGAGCGGCGGAAGCGGCTGCTGGAGCCCGCCGACGACCCGTCGCGGTATCGACCTTCTGCTCTCCGCGTCCTGCATCGACACCTGCGGGTCCGTCCGTCCTCGCGAGGGGAATCCCGGGCCGGGAGTGGCCACCGGACAGCTCACGCTACGACCCTCACAACCACCCCACAGCGACCAGACAGGAACATTCGGGACAGCCCCGACGGGGAGTTGGCCGAAGTCTCGGAAAAGCGTCCCGCAGAGTTCGCCGACTCTTCACCGGCGCCGCATGCGACCGGGACAAGCGAAGGGGCCCGTACGACCGAAGTCGTACGGGCCCCTTCAGAGACCTACAAGTCCAGAGACCTACGGGTCTCGGAGACCTACCGGGTCAGAAAGATCAGGCGGTGATCTTGGTGACCTGGCCGGCGCCGACCGTCCGGCCACCCTCACGGATGGCGAACTTCAGGCCCTCTTCCATGGCGACGGGCTGGATGAGCTCCACCTTCATCTCGGTGTTGTCACCCGGCATGACCATCTCGGTGCCCTCGGGGAGGGTCACGACGCCGGTCACGTCCGTCGTACGGAAGTAGAACTGCGGACGGTAGTTGTTGAAGAACGGCGTGTGGCGGCCACCCTCGTCCTTGGAGAGGATGTAGGCCTGGGCCTCGAACTGGGTGTGCGGCGTGACCGAACCCGGCTTGATGATGACCTGGCCGCGCTCGACGTCCTCGCGCTTGATGCCACGGAGGAGCAGACCGACGTTCTCACCGGCCTGGCCCTCGTCGAGCAGCTTGCGGAACATCTCGATGCCGGTGACCGTGGTGGTGGTCTTCTCGGTCTTGATGCCGATGATGTCGACGGTCTCGTTGACCTTGAGGACACCACGCTCGATACGACCGGTGACGACGGTGCCACGACCGGTGATCGTGAAGACGTCCTCGATCGGCATCAGGAACGGCTTGTCGACGTCACGCTCGGGCTGCGGGATCGCCTCGTCGACGGCGGCCATCAGGTCCAGGACCGACTGGCCCCACTCCTTGTCGCCCTCGAGCGCCTTGAGCGCCGAGACCTTGACGACGGGAACGTCGTCGCCCGGGAACTCGTACTCGGAGAGGAGCTCACGCACCTCGAGCTCGACGAGCTCCAGGATCTCCTCGTCGTCCACCATGTCGGCCTTGTTCAGGGCGACGACGATGTACGGAACGCCGACCTGGCGGGCCAGGAGCACGTGCTCCTTGGTCTGCGGCATCGGGCCGTCGGTGGCGGCGACCACGAGGATGGCGCCGTCCATCTGCGCCGCACCCGTGATCATGTTCTTGATGTAGTCCGCGTGACCGGGGCAGTCGACGTGGGCGTAGTGACGCGTCTCGGTCTGGTACTCGACGTGCGCGATGGAGATGGTGATACCGCGCTGGCGCTCCTCGGGAGCCTTGTCGATCTGGTCGAAGGCCGAGGCCTCGTTCAGGTCCGGGTACGCGTCGTGCAGCACCTTGGTAATGGCGGCCGTGAGGGTCGTCTTACCGTGGTCGATGTGACCGATGGTGCCGATGTTGACGTGGGGCTTAGTCCGCTCGAACTTCGCCTTCGCCACGGGGTCCTCCTGTGGAGTGGTTCTGAACGCCTTGCTTCATCGGCGCCAGGTGATCTTTGCTGGAAAGCCTCGGCCCGGGGGCACTCCCCCACAAACGCGGGTGAATGCCCCTCCGGGCTCCGGAGTCAAGCCTAAAGCGTGCGAACGCGGTGCGTTACTCGCCCTTGGCCTTCGCGATGATCTCCTCGGCGACGTTCCGCGGAACCTCGGCGTAGGAGTCGAACTGCATCGAGTAGCTCGCGCGACCCGACGTCTTGCTGCGGAGGTCTCCGACGTAGCCGAACATCTCCGAGAGGGGCACGAGGCCCTTCACGACGCGGGCACCGGCCCGCTCCTCCATGGCCTGGATCTGACCACGGCGGGAGTTGATGTCGCCGATGACCTCACCCATGTAGTCCTCGGGCGTGGTGACCTCGACGGCCATCATCGGCTCAAGGAGCACAGGGCTCGCCTTGCGCGCGGCCTCCTTGAAGGCCTGCGAGCCGGCGATCTTGAACGCGAGCTCGGAGGAGTCGACCTCGTGGTAGGCACCGTCGAGAAGCGTGACGCGGACGCCCGTCATCTCGTACCCGGCGAGGATGCCGAACTGCATGGCCTCCTGCGCACCGGCGTCCACCGAAGGGA
Above is a window of Streptomyces griseorubiginosus DNA encoding:
- the rplB gene encoding 50S ribosomal protein L2, which produces MGIRKYKPTTPGRRGSSVADFVEVTRSTPEKSLVRPLHSKGGRNNAGRVTVRHQGGGHKRAYRVIDFRRHDKDGVPAKVAHIEYDPNRTARIALLHYADGEKRYILAPRNLQQGDRVENGPGADIKPGNNLALRNIPVGTTIHAIEIRPGGGAKFARSAGASVQLLAKEGTMAHLRMPSGEIRLVDQRCRATVGEVGNAEQSNINWGKAGRKRWLGVRPTVRGVAMNPVDHPHGGGEGKTSGGRHPVSPWGQKEGRTRSPKKASNKYIVRRRKTNKKR
- the rplW gene encoding 50S ribosomal protein L23, producing the protein MATRHPSIASKAAKAAKAARVAKARRHAAEGKNTVVTPASKAFTDPRDVLLKPVVSEKSYALLDEGKYTFIVAPGANKTQIKQAVQAVFSVKVTGVNTINRQGKRKRTRTGFGKRADSKRAIVTLAEGDRIDIFGGPTA
- the rplD gene encoding 50S ribosomal protein L4; translated protein: MSTIDILSPSGDTAGTVELPAEIFDVEKVSIPLIHQVVVAQLAAARQGTHKTKTRGEVRGGGKKPYRQKGTGRARQGSTRAPQFAGGGVVHGPVPRDYSQRTPKKMKAAALRHALTDRARHNRIHVVSGVVEGATPSTKAAKSLFGKISERKNLLLVVDRADEASWLSARNLPQVHILEPGQLNTYDVLVSDDVVFTQAAFESFVSGPKANDTEGSEA
- the rplC gene encoding 50S ribosomal protein L3 translates to MAKQIKGILGEKLGMTQVWDENNRVVPVTVVKAGPNVVTQVRTNDVDGYESVQIAFGEIDPRKVNKPLKGHFAKADVTPRRHLVEIRTADAAEYTLGQEITAEVFEAGIKVDVTGKSKGKGFAGVMKRHNFKGLGAGHGTQRKHRSPGSIGGCATPGRVFKGLRMAGRMGNERVTTQNLTVHAVDAEKGLLLIKGAVPGPNGGLVLVRTAAKGA
- the rpsJ gene encoding 30S ribosomal protein S10 — its product is MAGQKIRIRLKAYDHEVIDSSAKKIVETVTRTGASVAGPVPLPTEKNVYCVIKSPHKYKDSREHFEMRTHKRLIDILDPTPKTVDSLMRLDLPAGVDIEIKL
- a CDS encoding acyltransferase, which encodes MSMQDAESRRSIPRRVVGGLQQPLPPLAAPVPPGQPAHAARQPAVRDRAGRRLYAIDGIRLLAALMVAVHHYAGTHRVDQPGNRIWDRPVSDIMPTVFRFASYGWIGVEIFFVISGFVICMSCWGRSPRQFFTSRVIRLYPAYWFAVAFTTAVLTLLPGVWDRLRLRDVLLNITMLQSGSGVMNVDGVYWTLWSELRFYLLFLVVVWSGLTYRKVVVFCCVWGAAAMLAPISKLPLLELVANPEGAWYFIAGLALYLMHRFGQDLLLWGVLAMAWLMGQRELGIRIDEVEHVSGWRGSVLIFTVFLLAMVAIALGATDRIRWKWLVTAGALTYPLYLTHYAAGTTVINRLRDTIDARLLVLAVIAGFLLLSWLVHRYVERPVARLLKRGLDTSFARLRNAGA
- the tuf gene encoding elongation factor Tu — protein: MAKAKFERTKPHVNIGTIGHIDHGKTTLTAAITKVLHDAYPDLNEASAFDQIDKAPEERQRGITISIAHVEYQTETRHYAHVDCPGHADYIKNMITGAAQMDGAILVVAATDGPMPQTKEHVLLARQVGVPYIVVALNKADMVDDEEILELVELEVRELLSEYEFPGDDVPVVKVSALKALEGDKEWGQSVLDLMAAVDEAIPQPERDVDKPFLMPIEDVFTITGRGTVVTGRIERGVLKVNETVDIIGIKTEKTTTTVTGIEMFRKLLDEGQAGENVGLLLRGIKREDVERGQVIIKPGSVTPHTQFEAQAYILSKDEGGRHTPFFNNYRPQFYFRTTDVTGVVTLPEGTEMVMPGDNTEMKVELIQPVAMEEGLKFAIREGGRTVGAGQVTKITA